The Luteolibacter arcticus genome includes the window AGGCGCTTGCGCTTGGCCCGCTGCGCGCACCCGCTCGAGAAACTCCAGCGCGAGGTCGTAGCGACGCATTCCCAGCAGGCAATTCGCCGCCGCCTGATCCACGGCAGCCGCCGGACCCACGCGGCGCGCGGTGCCAAACGCCTCGGCCGCCCGGCACCCCTGCCAGGTCAGCGCCAAGGCTTTGGCGTAATCGACCCATGCCACGGCGGTCCGGGTCCGCAGCGCCAATTGCCGGAATTCCCGCAGTGCTCCGTCATGGTCCCGGCGTTCCCAGAGTTGGACGGCTTTGCGGTTCATCGTGGGTGCGTTGCTTGGGGAGGCGGCGATGCGCTCGCCCCGGCGATACGCTCACCGAGATCGGGACTTCAATCAATTCTTCCCCGCGGCGGCGCGGCTTCTTGATCGGCAGCGAACTGTCACCGCCCACGCCCGCCAAGCGCCGAAAATGTCCCCTTCGCCGCCGATAGTGCCACTACCCCAAACCCACCGCCTCCCCCGACTATACGGTTCATCGGGTGGGCAATTCATGCCTTCCGGAAGACCTCAATCCTCCTTCAATGAAAATCACACTCTTGAAATGGTGCCGCCTCGCGGCCATGGGCCTCGCCGGCCTCGCCATGTGCCACGCTCTCCAAGCCGCCGAACTGCTCAACGGCGGCTTCGATAACGGGAAGACCAACTGGACCGGCACCTTCAAAGCCGGCAACGCGGGCGGCAACGGTTGGGGTACCAACTACTTCAGCAACAGCTACCCCACCGACAGCACCTTCGCCACTAGCGTGGATAGCACGATCAAGCAGACCCTCAGCGGTGCGGCCAATACCTTCGTGGAAGGAACGACCTACACCTTGAGCATGTCGATCTTCGGCGCAAACAACTGGGCCACCGGAGCCCCGGTCCTGTGGAGCCTGGGCTTTACCGCCGACGGCAGCCTGCTGGCGACCGACCATTGGTTCTCCGAAGAATTCAGCGCCTCAACCGTAGGAGCCGGAAATGGCGGCACCATCCCCGACGACCACATCACCACCGTCGGTCCCGGCAGCACCGGCTTGAGAACCGTGACCTTCAGCTATACCGCCACCGCCGCGGACGTCGGCAAGGTGATCGGCGTCCAACTCGGGGGGAACACCCAAACCAAATACACCCTGGCTGCGGGCGCTCCCACGCCGGGCGCGTACTATGGAATGATGGACAGCGTCACCTTCAGTTCGAGTTCTGCCAGTCTAAGGACTTTCACCAGTGATCTGGAAGTGCTCGACGGTAACGGCTTCTATCTCAACTGGTCCATCGAGAAACCGGAGCTAATCGGCACCCTGACCCTCAATAGCGGCAGCGGTCCACTCGATGTGAAGCCCGATACCGATCTCGAAACCGGCGAAGGATTCATCTTCGTGAATCCAACGGTGGCGACCACCTACACGCTCCTCCTGAATGGTTCACAACAGGGTCAGGTGACGGTGCATGCCGGCAAGGCACTCACTCTCACCAAGACTGCCCGGGTCGCCATTGCCCCTTCCTACCAGGTCACCTTGAACTGGAGTGTCCAACCCGTCGGTGCATCGGTCAGCCTGTCGGACGGGTTCTCCTCCATCGACGTGACCGCCGACACCGACCCCGAAACCGGCCTCGGCTCGAAGCAGGTCACGGTGCCCAACCCTTCGACGATCTTCACCCTCTCGGCAAACGGCAGCCCGCTGGTGGTCAGCACCCGTGTCCTGCGCGAGACCAGCAACACGGCGGCCTTCTCCATCAACTCGGCATCGATTATAAACGGACAGCCCATCACCGTCACCTGGACCGGGGCTGCCGCAGCAGAGAAAGACTGGATCGGGATCTATGCAGTGGGCGAAACCCCGGGCATCGAATACGCGGACGCTTGGAACTATCTCAGTGGCAATAGAACCCCGGCTGCCGGATTTACCGACGGTTCAATGTCCTTCACCCTGCCCGTGGGGGACTACTACGCCGTGCTGTTGCTCAATGATGGCTATGACATCGCCCAAGGGCCGATCTTGTTCAGCGTTGTCGAGCCGCCGCCGGTGGATGAGCCGATCAAGGTCACCTCGATCAACAAGGGAGCCAACAGCGTGTCCTTGGTTTGGGAATCAAAGGCGGGCGTTGCATATGACATCTACGCCTCCGACAGCCTGCAGGGTGATCCCTTGGTCGACTGGGACGAAGTGAGCCTCGCGCTTCCATCCGACGGTGATGACACCACGGACTTTACGGAGACCTTCGAGTCGGGCGCGCCGGGCCGCCGCTTCTACAAAATCTACGAGGTGCCCGCCACTCCCTGAAGATCGCCGCCTTTCGCAGGACATTTTCTGGAACCGAGGTCGACCGGGCCGCTCCGCCATCTGCGGAGCGGCCCATTCTTCGAAAATGCCCGGCCATCCGTCGAATTCGCCCTCTCTGCAAAATCCAAATCTTCCCACACGCTCTTTGTCGTGAATCGTTCCCAGTTCCTCCGTCTTTCCACTGTCGGTGCCGCCGCCTTCGCCTTCCGACCCCGCTGGGCGATGGGTGCCATCAACTACGATTTCCAAGGCACCCCGGCCGGGCTACGGCCCTACCTCCAGACCCCGCGGCCGGACTCGGTCTGGGTGTCCTGGTGGACGGATGCCAACACACAAACCCACGTCGATTTCGGCACCTCCGCGGGTGCGCTGACGCAAACCGTCAGCGGGACGGTGAATGCGATGGGCACGAACTATCGCTACCACAGCGTGCGGCTCACGGGACTCCAGCCGAACACCTATTACTACTACAGGGCTCGTACTGAGAACGTCACCTCGGAGGTCTTCCGCTTCCGCACGCCGAAGGCGATCGGCACGGCGACCGGGAAGTTCCGCGTGATGGTCATCGGCGACAACCAGATCATCGATCCGGAGCAGCGCCGCTACGAACGTCTCGTCGAACGCGCCAAGAAGAAGGTGGAGGACCTCTATGGCGCGCCGATCGAGGAGGCGATCGATCTCGTGCTGATGCCCGGCGACCAGGTGGACGTCGGCACGCTGGAGCACTACCGCCATTTGCATTTCAAGTTCTGCGGCTGGATCTCTCCCAACGTGCCGATCATGACCACGATCGGCAACCACGAGACCTACAGCGATCCGGGCCTCGCGAATTACAAGGCGATCTTCCGCTACGATGACCTGACCTGCCTCGGCGTCACCAGCACGGATCCCGAGGTCTACTACGCCTATCAGCTCGCGAACATCGCCTTCGTCCACACCTCCAGCGAGCACACCACCGCGGCCCAAACGACCTGGGTGCAGAACGTCGTCAACGCGGCCAATGCCGCGCCCGGCCTCGATTGGATGATCAGCCTCTGCCACCGCCCCTATCAGGCGGAGCAATACATCGGCGACATCTCCAACTGGCTGCGCACCACCGCCATGCCGGTGCTCGCGCAAACGCAGAAGCACGTGCTGAACATCGGTGCGCACCATCACCTCTACGCACGCGGCCAGACGCGCGAGTGGCCGGTCTATCACATCATCTCCGGCGGCAGCGCCTGGGACCAGTTCTGGGGCCAGTCGACCGAGTCGAACTACGACGATGTCCAGAAGACCATCGCCCACTGGTCATGGCAATTGATCGAGTTCGACCTCGATGCCCGCACCATGGACGTCCGCTGCTTTTCCGAAGCCAACGTGCGTTTCCCCACCGCGACCCGCTGGTCGTACAACAGCCGGCTGGTGGACCAGTTCGCCCGCAAGCTCGGTGTCACCGCCGCCCCGCAGAAGCCGTCATTGACCAATACCTTCAGCGCTCCCGTGGCGCTGCCGGTCGAACTCACGAGTTCGCCCTACCAGACAGCGAGCAGCGAACCGATGAACAGCACCTGGTTCCAGGTCGCCGCGGACGCTGGCTTCACCAATCTCAAGATCGACCGCATCCGCGACGTGGAGAATCTCTACGGCGACACCGGCGCGCCGCTGTATGAACCGGTGAACACGCATGCCGGCGTGGATATCCTGCGCTTTACAATCGCCACCTCGGGACTGCCGAATGGAACCTACCACGCCCGGGTCCGCCACCGGGACACGAACACCTTGTGGTCATCATGGTCGAACGCGGTGAGCTTCACGATCCAAGGCAGCGTCGCCGCGGATGCGAAGCTCACGCTTCAGAAGACCGTCTATCCTCCCAACGAGAACATCGGCGTCGCCTTCGAGAACGGCGCAGGCCACGTCAGGGACTGGATCGGCATCTATCAGAAGGGCCAGACACCGGGGCCCACTGGCTCCACCACTTGGTACTATCTCAACAACACCACCGGCGCTCCCGGGACGGCGATCCGCAACGGCTCGCTGAACTTCACCCACGACCTGCCCGTCGGCGAATGGTTCGTGGCCTTCTTCACGGCAGACGGCTACACCGAGATCGCCCCGCGCGTGCCCTTCTACGTGGGCAGCATGGTGACGCTCACTGCCACCGAGGAGGCCTACGACGAGGGCGAAACCGCGCGCATCAATTTCACCGGTGCTCCCGGTGGAGCGCAGGACTGGATCGGCATCTATCAGGTCGGCACCAGTCCCGGCTCGACGGAGGCCGTGACATGGCAACGCGCCGGCCAAGCCGCCGGCTTCCGCGATTTCACCGCACTGGCGAAGGGCTACTACTACGCCGCCTTCATGGTGAACAACGGCTACCAGGAAATCAGCACGCGTGTTCCATTCTCGGTTGGCACGCTGATTTCCACCGTCAGTATGGAATCCGCGCAGGTCCAGCAGGGCAGCGACTTCAACGTGAACTTCAGCAACGGCCCCGGCATCCCCAAGGACTGGATCGGGATTTTCAAGGAAGGCGAGGTCCCGGGAGTGAACGTGCTCACTGCCTACATCTACTTCGCCGGCGCCACTTCGGGCAGCGTGACCTTCCATCTGCCGGAGCTCCCGCCGGGCAACTACTTCCTGGCGATGTTCACGAACGACTCCTACACCGAAGTCTCCAACCGCGTGACTTTTAGCGTCGTGGGAAAAGCTCCCCTTGAGTTCGAGCAGGCCGAGCTTGAGGGAAATCAGATGCGCCTGCGCTGGAAGTCGGAGCCGGGAAAGACCTACAAGGTCCAGAAAAGCGACCTCGTGAACGGCTGGTCCGACGTGCGCAGCGTCACTGCCACCGCCACCAGCCATGAGGAATTGGTGCCCGTGAATCTTGCCACCGAACCGAAGTGCTTCTTCCGCGTGACCGACGAGTGATTCACGAGCCGGGAGCTAGCTTCGCGCGGCCGAGAAAATAAACCGAGGCCGCTAGTAGCAACGGCAGCCCGCCAATGGCGAGCCACAGGCTGAAGTCACGGAAGAACTCCAGCCGGCTCGCCTCGCCGGCAAACACATCGCGATAAAGCATCATCCCCACCGACCCGGAGTAGCCGAGCGCATCGGCCAGATAGATCGCAAACACCGCCGTCCCCGAAAAGCGGGTGGCGGCGATGATGCGGTCGAAGAGCACGCTGCCGAAGGGCACGTAGGTCAGGTAAGCACCGAAGCCGCCCGCCATCATCCAGGTTTCGCCACCGATCTTCCCGGCGCGGAACATCAGCGTCGAAGCGCCGAGCACCACCATCCCCGAGATCATCAGCAGGCATACCGTCGCCAGACCGCGGCGCGCGCCCTTCACGAGAAAGGCCAGCCCTAACAGCAGCATCACGCCGAACGCCACCGGCCGCTCGGTCCTCGAAAACGCCGCCGCATCGGCAATGCCCATTTCAGCGAAAAGGTCGGATTGATAGCTGTCACGAAAATCCCGGTAGGCGGTGAGGAACAGGTAAAAGAAGCAGAGCAGGATCAGCCCCGGCAGGAAGCGCTTGGCGAAGGCCAGCCGCTCACCGCGATTCATCACCTGGCGGCGGGCGCGCAGCATCTCATCCTCCGCGGAGGGTGGCGGCAGCAGCGAAAGCAGCCCGACCGATGCCGCGAACGGAATTACGAACAGGGCACCGGTGGTGAAAGGCATCCAGTACTCGGCCACGCCTTTCTCCAGCAGCCACGCACCGATCCGTTTCACCTCGCCGCTGGCGAGGATGTACGAGCAGGACAGCGCCGCGAGCAGCAGCTCGGAGACCTTCCTGCCCTCAAGATAACGCACCACCAGCCCCCACACCACGCCGAGCGGCATGCCATTGAAGAACAGTGCCACGGGCTTCCACCCGACCGGCAACACCGCGAACCCGAGCAGCGCGAGCCACGAGACGCCGATGCACGCGAGCAAGGCACCGCCGAGCCGGGCGCGCGGCAGCTCCGAGCAAAACTTGACACCGGCGAACTTCGAAACGCAGTAGCCTAGCACCTGGGCGATCAGGAAGATGGTCTTTGCCTCAATGAGCCGGCCCGCAATGGCGACCTGGAGTTGGGCACCATCATACCCCGCAGCGGCGAACGGCCGCCGGAAGGCATACATGCAATAATAGCACGAAAACGCCGCTAGCGACGCGAAGACCGTGAAGAGCAACTGATTCCGCTCCAAGGAAGATCGCAGCTTCGTAACGGCCATTCGCAGGAACTCTGATCGTTACGCCCAGTGTCGCCAATCCTCCAATTCGGGCGAAACTGCCCCGACGGTCCGCTGGCGTTCGTCCCCGCCAATTGATTTGGACCCGACGGGGAATTCCCACCCTTTGAAAACCGCTTGTGAAAATTTTCACAAGCTCGCAATTCCATGCCTTCCATAAGGTTGCGTAAAACCCCGGAGTGCCTGTTTAATCAATCGTTTGACACCCCGGGGGACCGGCACAAGGTTCCCGGCATGAGCGCAGTTGCAGGAGATTCCAAGGTCGCCACCAAGCAGCGTTTGATCGAAGCCGCGGAGGAATTGTTTGCCGACGAGGGCTTCGACCGGGTCTCGGTCCGCGACATCACCACCAAGGCCGGCGCGAATGTGGCGGCCGTCAATTACCACTTCGGGAGCCGCGAGGGACTGATCGCCGTGGTGCTGACCCGCTACATCAATCCGGTCAACGAGGAGCGCCTCGCCCGCCTCGAAGCGCTGGAACGCCGCGCCGCCGGCAAGCCCGTGCCGATTGAGGAAATTCTCGACGCTTTCATCCGCCCTTTCGCCACCCAAGTGCGGCGATCGGAACTTTCCGAGAAGATCTTCTTCAAGCTGATGGGCCGCATGTTCGGCCACGGCTGCGACATGCCGCCGGTGGTGGACCAACTTTTCACCACCATGGCCACGCGTTTCTTCAAGGCCTTCGCCCGCTCCGTTCCGGGTCTGGCCGCGGACGATATCTGGTGGCGCATCCACCTCATGTCCGGCTCGATGATCCACACCATGGCGCATGGCGAAAAGCTCCAGCGCCTGTCCGGTGGCGAGGCGGGCAATCCGACCATGGAGCAGACGCTTTCGCGCTTCATCCGCTTCGCCGCCGCCGGCATGCGCCAAGGCAGCGAGGCTGTTTCGGATGAAACCAAGCCGCAGGGACCCCAGGTGGAGTTCCCCTTCTAATTTAGGCCTCCTGCATGAGTCCCTCCCGCGCGAGCGCCGCCATCGCCATGGCAGCCCTGTTAGGTGGCTGCGCCTTGCAATCGCCGGGCTCGCGAATGGAGATGGCCGGCGGTGCACCGGATTCGTGGTCCGCCACGAAAGAAGCACGCTCCGGAGTGGACCACCGCTGGGTGCGGACCATCGGCGGCTCGCCTTTGGTATCATTGGTGGATGAAGCACAGCGCTCGAATCCCAGCTTGAAAGCCTCCGCCGCGCGGGTCGCTCAGGCCGCGGCCCTAGCAAGGATCGCCGGCGCAGAACGCTTTCCCTCGCTCGGCGCGGGCACGCAGGCGTCGCGTCAGAAGCAGAACTTTCTCGGTCAAACTTCCACCGCCAGCACCTTCGGCGTCTCGCTTCAAGCCGCTTGGGAAGTCGATCTCTGGGGCAAGATCAAGGCCGGTGCCGAGGCGGCGATTGCCGATGCCGAAGCGCAGCAACAGGCCGACCGGGCGCTGCGCTCGTCGCTCGCCGCACAGGTTTCAAAGGCATGGCTCGCCGTGGCCGAGTCGAATGAGCAGGTCGCGCTCGCCGAGCAAGCGGTGAAGTCGCGGGAAGAGTCCTCCACCCTGGTGCGCGAACGCTTCGAGCGTGCGATCGCGGAAGACGGCGGCTCCGCGGCGCAGGTTCGCCTCAGCGAAACCGAACTCGCCACCACCAGGTCCGACCTCGAGCGCCGCCGCGGTGAACGAGAGCGTGCGCTGCGACAGCTCGAACTTCTGTTAGGCCGCTACCCCTCGGGCAATGTCGCCGCTGCGGCGAAGTTGCCCAAGCTCCCCCCTGCGCCGCCATCCGGCTTGCCCTCGGAGCTACTCTTGCGCCGGCCGGACATCCTCGCCGCGGAGCGCCAGCTCGCCGCCGCCGGACGTCGCCATGACCAAGCGGTGAAGGCGCTCTATCCAAGTTTTTCGCTGACCGGCAGCCTAGGCACCTCGACCGACCAGCTTGAAGACATTCTCAAAAGCTCCGCCGGCGTGTGGTCGCTCGGCGGCAGCCTGACCCAGCCGATATTCCAAGGCGGCCGCCTGCGCGGTGGCATCGAGCAAGCGGATGCCGCGGAGCGTGAGGCCATCGCGGATCTCCAGCGCGTGGTGCTCGATGCCTTCGGCGAGGTCGAGCAGTCATTGATCACCGAGATCTACCTGCGCCGGCAGGAGAAGGAACTCTCGCAGACGGTCGAGCTTTCGCAGGACGCCGCCGCCCGCGCCGGTGAAGAGTTTCGCAATGGCAACGGCGGGGTGCTCACCTACCTCGCTGCCCAAAATCGCCAGATCGAGGCCGGTGCCGCGCTGGCCTCCGTCCGTCGCCTGTTGCTCGACAACCGCGTGAACCTGCACCTCGCCCTCGGCGGCGATGTGGTGCTGCGCGGCCCTTGATTTTTCCCGATGAAACGCATCTTCCGCATCCTGATCGCCGCAGTCATTTTGCTCGGTGGTTTCGCCATGTTTGTCCTGCTGGCGAAGCTGAAGAAAACCCCGCTGCCCTCCCACCCGCCGAAGGCGTCGCAGGAGGTGGAAACGGTCACCGCGCGGAAGCTGGAACTTCAAATCGCGATCCCCGCCCAGGGAACCGTCGAGCCCGTCACCGTCACCCGCGCCGCAGCGGAAGTGGAAGGTACGGTGATCGCAGTAGGTGCCGAATTCGAGGCCGGCGGTCATTTCAAGACCGGCGACATGCTGCTTGAGATCGACCCTTCCGACTACAAGGCCGCGCTCGCCCAGACCGAGGCTTCGCTTGCCGAGGCCAAGCTGCAGGTCGCGCAGGAAGAAATGCGCGCCGAACAGGCGAAGCGCGACTGGGAGCGGATCGCGACGCCCGGTCAGGTTGCAAACGACCTCGTCCGACGTATTCCCCAACTCGCCGCCGCTCATGCAAAAGTCGAAGCCGGCCAAGCCGCCGTCGACAAGGCCATGAAGGATTTGGAGCGTACCAAACTCCGTGCCCCCTACGACGGCCGCATCCGCAAGAAGCTGGTCGATCTGGGCACCCGCGTCGCGAAGGCCGGGCCGCTCGCCGAATTCTATGCGACCGACGTCCTTGAAGTCCGCCTGCCGGTGCCGCGACAGGATGCAGCCTTCTTCGACCTCCGCGGCCAGGAAATCACGCTACGCGAAGCCGGTGGGACTCGCACCTGGAAGGCCGTGGTTGATCGCACCGAGGGCGAGATCCAGCGCGAGAACCGCTCGATCATCGTCGTCGCCTGCATCGACGGGAAGGCTCCCGATGCACCGCTGCCGGGGCAATTCGTCCACACCGATATCGAAGGCCGGAAGATTCCTAATGTGGTTCGCGTGCCACGCCGCGCCTTCGCCAAGAGCGATCGCGTGATGATCGTCAGCGACGGCCACACGATCACCACCCGCCCGGTGAAAATCATCCGCACCGAGAAAGAGGACGTGCTCGTATCCGAGGGCATCGAGGACGGCGAGCAACTCTGTGTGACCGCCTTGACCGCGGTGATCGAGGGCATGGAGGTCGAGGTCGTGGCCCGCGACGGAAAGGAGGCTCCGTGAAGGGGCTGATCTTCTTCTGGGCGCGCAACAAGGTCGCCGCCAATTTCCTGATGATCGCCCTGCTGGTGCTGGGCATCTTCACGTGGATCCGGCTGAAGAAGGAGATCTTCCCGGAGATCTCCTCGAACTTCATCACCGTCCAGACGCCTTACCCGAATGCCACGCCCGAGGAAGTCGAGAAGGGCGTTTGCTTGCCAATCGAGGAAGCGATCCAGGACCTCGACGGCATCGAGCGCCTGACCTCCACCAGCGCGGAAGGCCGCGGCGTGGTGGTCGTGGAGGTCACTGCCGGCAAGGACGTCCGCAAGGTGCTCAACGACGTGAAGAGCCGCGTCGATGCGATCCAGAACTTCGCCGAAAGCGTCGAGAAGCCGATCATCGCCGACGTGCTGCTCAAGCACCAGGTGATGAGCTTGGCGATCACCGCCGATACCGACGAACGCACCTTGCGTGCACTCGCGGAGGATGTCCGGGACGACCTGTTAGCCTTCAGTGGCCGGGCTCCTGAAACCGCGTGGGAAAAGATCAAACAAGGCGGCACCAATGCCCTGCTCGGCGACGCGCGCATCACCCAGATCGAGCTGACCGGCGTCCGCGACCATGAGATTTCCATCGAGGTCTCGGAAGCCACGCTGCGCGAATACGGCATGACCTTCGAGCAAGTGGCGAATGCCGTGCGCTCGACGTCCATCGACCTGCCCGGTGGCTCCGTCCGCACCAATGCCGGTGAGATCCTCATTCGCGCCCAGAACCGTCGCTACGAAGCGGCCGATATCGAGGCCATCACGGTGGTGACCCGTCCTGATGGCAGCGTGGTGAAGCTGTCCGACGTCGCCAAGGTCATCGATGGCTTCAAGGAGGAGGACCTCTACTCCCGCTACGACGGCCATCCGGCAATCGTGCTGAACGTTTTCCGCACCGGCGATGAGGACACGCTGCGCGTAGCTAAGCTCGTGCGCGACTTCGTCGCCGAGAAGGAAGCCCACGTGCCGAAAGGCGTAAACCTCGAGATCTGGAACGATGAATCGGTCCTGTTAGAAGGCCGCATCCATTTGCTGCTGAACGACGGCTTCCAAGGCTTTGTCCTCGTTTACATCGCGCTCGCCCTTTTCCTGCGGCCGGCCCTCGCCTTCCACGTCGCGCTCGGCATTCCCATCGCCTTCGCGGGTGCCTTGATCGCGCTGCCCTACGGCGACATCTCCGTGAATATGATCTCGCTGTTCGCCTTCATCCTGGTGCTCGGCATCGTGACGGATGACGCGATCGTCGTGGGCGAGCGGGTGAACGAACGCATCGAGCAAGGCGAGCCCGCCCACCTCGCCGCGCCGCGCGGGACATGGGAGGTCATGAGCGTCGCCGCCTTCGGCGTCTTCACCACCATGATCGCCTTCATGCCGATGTTCGGCGTGCAGGGCGTCAGCGGGAACATCTGGCGACAGATCCCGTGGATCGTCATCCCCGTGCTGATCGTTTCGCTGATCGAGACCAACTTCATCCTGCCCTCTCACCTCGCGCACCTGAAGCCGGTCGATCCGAACCACCCGAACCGCTTCCTGCGCCTCCAACAGAAGATCGCCGGCCTGCTCGATCGCTTTGTGAAAAGCGTCTATGGCCCGCTGTTGGAAAAACTCATCGTGTGGCGACACGCAACGATCGCCGGATTCGCGACGGTGCTTCTGATCGTCCTGGGGCTGCTGGCAAGCGGAAGACTGGTGAAGTTCGAGTTCATGCCACGCGTCGAGGCGGAGATCATCA containing:
- a CDS encoding fibronectin type III domain-containing protein, which translates into the protein MNRSQFLRLSTVGAAAFAFRPRWAMGAINYDFQGTPAGLRPYLQTPRPDSVWVSWWTDANTQTHVDFGTSAGALTQTVSGTVNAMGTNYRYHSVRLTGLQPNTYYYYRARTENVTSEVFRFRTPKAIGTATGKFRVMVIGDNQIIDPEQRRYERLVERAKKKVEDLYGAPIEEAIDLVLMPGDQVDVGTLEHYRHLHFKFCGWISPNVPIMTTIGNHETYSDPGLANYKAIFRYDDLTCLGVTSTDPEVYYAYQLANIAFVHTSSEHTTAAQTTWVQNVVNAANAAPGLDWMISLCHRPYQAEQYIGDISNWLRTTAMPVLAQTQKHVLNIGAHHHLYARGQTREWPVYHIISGGSAWDQFWGQSTESNYDDVQKTIAHWSWQLIEFDLDARTMDVRCFSEANVRFPTATRWSYNSRLVDQFARKLGVTAAPQKPSLTNTFSAPVALPVELTSSPYQTASSEPMNSTWFQVAADAGFTNLKIDRIRDVENLYGDTGAPLYEPVNTHAGVDILRFTIATSGLPNGTYHARVRHRDTNTLWSSWSNAVSFTIQGSVAADAKLTLQKTVYPPNENIGVAFENGAGHVRDWIGIYQKGQTPGPTGSTTWYYLNNTTGAPGTAIRNGSLNFTHDLPVGEWFVAFFTADGYTEIAPRVPFYVGSMVTLTATEEAYDEGETARINFTGAPGGAQDWIGIYQVGTSPGSTEAVTWQRAGQAAGFRDFTALAKGYYYAAFMVNNGYQEISTRVPFSVGTLISTVSMESAQVQQGSDFNVNFSNGPGIPKDWIGIFKEGEVPGVNVLTAYIYFAGATSGSVTFHLPELPPGNYFLAMFTNDSYTEVSNRVTFSVVGKAPLEFEQAELEGNQMRLRWKSEPGKTYKVQKSDLVNGWSDVRSVTATATSHEELVPVNLATEPKCFFRVTDE
- a CDS encoding DUF5690 family protein — protein: MAVTKLRSSLERNQLLFTVFASLAAFSCYYCMYAFRRPFAAAGYDGAQLQVAIAGRLIEAKTIFLIAQVLGYCVSKFAGVKFCSELPRARLGGALLACIGVSWLALLGFAVLPVGWKPVALFFNGMPLGVVWGLVVRYLEGRKVSELLLAALSCSYILASGEVKRIGAWLLEKGVAEYWMPFTTGALFVIPFAASVGLLSLLPPPSAEDEMLRARRQVMNRGERLAFAKRFLPGLILLCFFYLFLTAYRDFRDSYQSDLFAEMGIADAAAFSRTERPVAFGVMLLLGLAFLVKGARRGLATVCLLMISGMVVLGASTLMFRAGKIGGETWMMAGGFGAYLTYVPFGSVLFDRIIAATRFSGTAVFAIYLADALGYSGSVGMMLYRDVFAGEASRLEFFRDFSLWLAIGGLPLLLAASVYFLGRAKLAPGS
- a CDS encoding TetR/AcrR family transcriptional regulator, which translates into the protein MSAVAGDSKVATKQRLIEAAEELFADEGFDRVSVRDITTKAGANVAAVNYHFGSREGLIAVVLTRYINPVNEERLARLEALERRAAGKPVPIEEILDAFIRPFATQVRRSELSEKIFFKLMGRMFGHGCDMPPVVDQLFTTMATRFFKAFARSVPGLAADDIWWRIHLMSGSMIHTMAHGEKLQRLSGGEAGNPTMEQTLSRFIRFAAAGMRQGSEAVSDETKPQGPQVEFPF
- a CDS encoding efflux transporter outer membrane subunit; its protein translation is MSPSRASAAIAMAALLGGCALQSPGSRMEMAGGAPDSWSATKEARSGVDHRWVRTIGGSPLVSLVDEAQRSNPSLKASAARVAQAAALARIAGAERFPSLGAGTQASRQKQNFLGQTSTASTFGVSLQAAWEVDLWGKIKAGAEAAIADAEAQQQADRALRSSLAAQVSKAWLAVAESNEQVALAEQAVKSREESSTLVRERFERAIAEDGGSAAQVRLSETELATTRSDLERRRGERERALRQLELLLGRYPSGNVAAAAKLPKLPPAPPSGLPSELLLRRPDILAAERQLAAAGRRHDQAVKALYPSFSLTGSLGTSTDQLEDILKSSAGVWSLGGSLTQPIFQGGRLRGGIEQADAAEREAIADLQRVVLDAFGEVEQSLITEIYLRRQEKELSQTVELSQDAAARAGEEFRNGNGGVLTYLAAQNRQIEAGAALASVRRLLLDNRVNLHLALGGDVVLRGP
- a CDS encoding efflux RND transporter periplasmic adaptor subunit is translated as MKRIFRILIAAVILLGGFAMFVLLAKLKKTPLPSHPPKASQEVETVTARKLELQIAIPAQGTVEPVTVTRAAAEVEGTVIAVGAEFEAGGHFKTGDMLLEIDPSDYKAALAQTEASLAEAKLQVAQEEMRAEQAKRDWERIATPGQVANDLVRRIPQLAAAHAKVEAGQAAVDKAMKDLERTKLRAPYDGRIRKKLVDLGTRVAKAGPLAEFYATDVLEVRLPVPRQDAAFFDLRGQEITLREAGGTRTWKAVVDRTEGEIQRENRSIIVVACIDGKAPDAPLPGQFVHTDIEGRKIPNVVRVPRRAFAKSDRVMIVSDGHTITTRPVKIIRTEKEDVLVSEGIEDGEQLCVTALTAVIEGMEVEVVARDGKEAP
- a CDS encoding efflux RND transporter permease subunit, with translation MKGLIFFWARNKVAANFLMIALLVLGIFTWIRLKKEIFPEISSNFITVQTPYPNATPEEVEKGVCLPIEEAIQDLDGIERLTSTSAEGRGVVVVEVTAGKDVRKVLNDVKSRVDAIQNFAESVEKPIIADVLLKHQVMSLAITADTDERTLRALAEDVRDDLLAFSGRAPETAWEKIKQGGTNALLGDARITQIELTGVRDHEISIEVSEATLREYGMTFEQVANAVRSTSIDLPGGSVRTNAGEILIRAQNRRYEAADIEAITVVTRPDGSVVKLSDVAKVIDGFKEEDLYSRYDGHPAIVLNVFRTGDEDTLRVAKLVRDFVAEKEAHVPKGVNLEIWNDESVLLEGRIHLLLNDGFQGFVLVYIALALFLRPALAFHVALGIPIAFAGALIALPYGDISVNMISLFAFILVLGIVTDDAIVVGERVNERIEQGEPAHLAAPRGTWEVMSVAAFGVFTTMIAFMPMFGVQGVSGNIWRQIPWIVIPVLIVSLIETNFILPSHLAHLKPVDPNHPNRFLRLQQKIAGLLDRFVKSVYGPLLEKLIVWRHATIAGFATVLLIVLGLLASGRLVKFEFMPRVEAEIISAKLTLPNGVPVETTEAAIRKIEQAALDIQREIQDDHGRPIIKHLLASIGSQPYTPGLSLQASRGVNVGEVTVELQGADSRSRPELLADAIIADWRKRVGPIPGAVELSFQLQTSAGGNAVDLELTGPDMDELDAAAEFMKAELATQEGIIDIGDSNLDGKREVKLAVTPGGEALGLRLDTIARQVRQAFFGEEVQRLQRGRDEVRVYVRYPYDERRSLQNLSDMRIRTRDGAEIPFSEVADAEEGRGYALIRRANRFRSINVTADIDRTNPNANANVVVDWMKADAFPRMKEKFPSVMWGFQGEQKDQRESVNDLSKGFVLALFGIYMVLALPLRSYVQPLIVMCVIPFGMIGAVAGHILFGMNFSVMSIIGVIALAGVVINESLVLVEFMNRYRREGHSVREAVLKGGRARFTPIFLTSITSFIGLAPMIMETSVQAKFLIPMAVSLAFGGLINLFNTLLLVPCVYALFEDIRAKLYTPEALKQHEEELALDANEHALENGA